Proteins encoded by one window of Cannabis sativa cultivar Pink pepper isolate KNU-18-1 chromosome 4, ASM2916894v1, whole genome shotgun sequence:
- the LOC115713611 gene encoding protein FAR1-RELATED SEQUENCE 5-like translates to MTDVDIASNSHWQEILDTLQLSKSVAEIDTHDIEGKEMVSLKMWEAFYYTYARWKGFSPRIDDTKSRKSDGEIYIRQWVCNKEGFRKEKFLNMPDRKKRPKEITRCGCQAALRILRLQKTNLWRCQEFVPFHNHDLVIPSQMQFTRANREVPEAVAAQVISMNRCGIKTSSVVAHIALQSGGYDNLPFQLRDVYNKVASLRKQENISSDAEGTLGFLDGLSSMDPEFYVEYKIDDENRLAFLFWADGMSRRDYMLFGEAIAFDTTYRTNKYNKPLTVVVGVNHHFETCVFGCAVLLDETEDAYIWFLRVFLDCMGNKKPKVVLTDNDERMGFAIRHLLRDSTHRLCAWHLGNNATKNIKIPDFNKGFFDLIYNYYKVEEFEEKWAALLAQFGLEENSWCRTKYNTRGQWAETFLRGVFYGGMRTTQRCESMNNVLKRFLLANYSLREFVSQITHAIGTMRHNEAAKDFKSMHTVPHIPAHIWCVMKSLDIRVIPESLILTRWRKDVKTSSSTQVGEHSSEHQKMTQLSRFGALNAYSNSMNFFASHSEATFQMAKMELEKLNTIFRASYEEGQNSQNSQPTTTYRDNPNIIQDPVRVRTKGMASTNSKKGTNDGVQGGRQCTLCGGRDHNKRTCMRRTGV, encoded by the exons ATGACGGACGTAGATATTGCCTCCAACTCTCACTGGCAAGAAATTTTGGACACACTTCAACTATCCAAATCAGTTGCAGAAATAGATACTCATGATATTGAAGGGAAAGAGATGGTAAGTCTAAAAATGTGGGAGGCATTCTATTATACTTATGCAAGATGGAAAGGTTTCAGTCCTAGAATTGACGATACAAAATCAAGGAAAAGTGATGGAGAAATATACATTCGACAATGGGTTTGTAACAAAGAAGGTTTTCGGAAGGAGAAATTTTTGAACATGCCAGACAGGAAGAAGCGACCAAAAGAAATAACACGTTGTGGGTGTCAAGCTGCGTTACGAATCCTTCGGTTACAAAAAACAAATCTTTGGCGGTGTCAAGAATTTGTACCATTTCATAATCATGATTTGGTAATACCATCACAAATGCAATTCACTCGGGCAAACCGCGAGGTTCCTGAAGCAGTAGCTGCACAAGTAATTAGCATGAATAGATGTGGTATCAAAACTTCTTCCGTTGTAGCACATATTGCCCTACAATCTGGAGGGTATGACAATCTTCCTTTCCAACTAAGAGATGTGTACAACAAAGTGGCTAGTTTAAGAAAGCAAGAGAACATATCAAGTGATGCAGAAGGTACATTGGGTTTCTTAGACGGCTTATCATCAATGGATCCTGAATTTTACGTCGAGTACAAGATTGATGACGAAAATCGATTAGCATTCCTTTTTTGGGCAGATGGTATGAGTAGAAGAGACTACATGTTATTCGGGGAAGCTATTGCTTTTGATACAACATACCGCACCAATAAGTATAATAAGCCATTGACTGTAGTTGTTGGCGTCAATCACCATTTTGAAACTTGTGTGTTCGGTTGCGCAGTTTTACTTGATGAGACGGAAGACGCTTATATTTGGTTCTTGAGGGTGTTCCTTGATTGCATGGGCAACAAAAAACCAAAAGTAGTCCTCACTGATAATGATGAAAGGATGGGATTTGCAATCAGACATTTGTTACGAGACTCTACCCATCGACTTTGTGCATGGCATCTAGGGAACAATGCCACAAAGAATATTAAGATTCCAGATTTCAACAAAGGCTTCTTTGACTTAATATACAACTACTACAAAGTGGAAGAGTTTGAAGAAAAATGGGCCGCTTTGTTGGCACAGTTCGGCCTTGAAGAAAATTCTTGGTGTCGTACTAAATACAACACACGTGGTCAATGGGCAGAGACGTTCTTAAGAGGGGTTTTCTATGGAGGCATGCGAACAACCCAAAGATGTGAGTCTATGAACAATGTACTCAAGAGATTCTTACTTGCTAATTACAGTTTACGAGAGTTTGTTTCACAAATTACCCATGCTATTGGCACAATGCGCCATAATGAAGCCGCTAAAGATTTCAAAAGCATGCATACCGTCCCTCATATTCCCGCG CATATATGGTGTGTAATGAAAAGTCTTGACATTCGAGTTATACCAGAATCCTTAATATTAACTCGTTGGCGAAAGGATGTCAAGACTTCTTCCTCTACACAAGTTGGTGAACACTCATCCGAGCATCAAAAGATGACCCAATTGTCAag GTTTGGAGCGCTCAATGCTTATTCAAACTCAATGAATTTCTTTGCATCACACTCAGAAGCAACATTCCAAATGGCAAAGATGGAGTTGGAAAAACTTAATACCATCTTTAGGGCGTCTTACGAGGAGGGACAGAATAGCCAAAACTCACAACCAACCACAACATATCGTGATAATCCAAACATAATCCAAGATCCTGTAAGAGTGAGGACGAAGGGCATGGCCTCAAcgaattctaaaaaaggaacaAATGATGGAGTACAAGGAGGTAGGCAATGCACACTTTGTGGAGGTCGAGATCATAATAAACGAACTTGTATGAGAAGGACAGGGGTCTAA